The nucleotide window TCGGCACGTCGGCCAGCGGCGAGCCGCCGGCCGCCTGGTAGTTCTTCTCCGCCTCCGCGATAGGCTTTTGCGCCATGGCGGTGGCCGACACCAGGGTGGCGGCCGCTAGCGCGACCAGCCTGGCAATTCTTTTTGCGGTCATTGTGGGTCCTCTGCGTCAGGGATCAGCACATGGGTAGTGTCCGCGGCGGATGCCGCGGCACTTCTCGCGAGGTCGCTGTCCATTTCCCTCTTCTTGCGAGTAACGGCATCGTCGCCGTGGGTGGGCCTGGCTGTCCTTGAACTGGTTCAAGGACGGAGCCCCGCATGCGCCCGAACAATGCCTGCACCACGATGCCGACAAAGAAAGGCCGCCATGAAGTTCGTTGAAGACGCGCGCTGGTTCCGCGCTCCCCCCCGCGAGGAATGCGCCAACACCCCCCTGCCGCCAGGGCGCGTGACCCTGGTCGGCGCCGGGCCGGGCGACCCCGAGCTGCTCACGCTGCGCGCCGTCAAGGCGCTGCGCGGCGCGCGCCTGGTGCTGTACGACCACCTCGTCGGCAAGGAGGTGCTGCGCTACGTGGCCGAGGATGCCGACCTGATCTACGTCGGCAAGGAGTCCTCGCACCACACGCTGCCGCAGGAGTCCATCATCGACCTGATGGTGCGCCTGGCGCGCAGCGGCCGTCCGCTGGTGCGGCTCAAGGGCGGCGACGGCTTCATCTTCGGCCGGGGCGGCGAGGAGGCCCAGGCCCTGGCCGAGGCCGGCATCCCGTTCGAGGTGGTGCCCGGCATCACGGCGGCCCAGGGCGCGGGGGCCTGCGCCGGCATCCCGCTGACGCACCGCGACCACGCGGCCACGCTGGTGTTCGCCACCGGCCACCTGCGCGGCGACAACGAGGTGGCGCTCGACTGGGAACTGCTGGCGCGCCCGCGCCAGACCGTGGTGATCTACATGGGCATCGGCACGCTGCCCACCATCTGCGCCGAGCTGGCGCGCCACGGCCTGCCCGGCGACACGCCGGCGGCGCTGGTCGAGCAGGCCTCGCTGCCCACGCAGCGCTGCATCACCGGCACCCTGCAGGCGCTGCCCGCGCTGGCGCAGGAGCACCGCGTGCGCCCGCCCGCGCTCATCGTCATCGGCGGCGTGGTGGCGCTGCAGCCGCAACTGCTGCAAGGCATGCGCGGTCTGGCGCAGCCGGTGGCCCTGTAGCAGATTACTCCTGTTTCGATAGCTGCCAGCGCTTTCCAGATAAGCGCTGGTGGCCGATTCGACGCCTATTCGTCATGTGGGCCCGTGTGGCGAAACGCTTTGAGGCATCATGGCTGCCTCAAGGAATTCCGCCGCCATGCAACAAGACATTCTCATCAACTGGTCCCCGCAGGAAACGCGCGTCGCGGTGGTCGAAAACGGCGCGGTGCAGGAACTGCACGTCGAGCGCACGCTGGAACGCGGTCGGGTCGGCAACATCTACCTGGGCCGGGTCTCGCGCGTGCTGCCGGGCATGCAGTCGGCGTTCATCGACATCGGCCTGGAGCGCGCGGCCTTCCTGCACGTGGCCGACGTGTGGCAGCGCCAGGAGGGCGGCGAGGCGCCGATGTTCGCGCGCAAGGGCGAGCCGCCCGTGCCCATCGAGAAGCAGGTGTTCGAGGGCCAGTCGCTGATGGTGCAGGTCATCAAGGATCCCATCGGCAGCAAGGGCGCGCGCCTGTCCACCCAGATCAGCATCGCCGGGCGGCTGCTGGTGTTCCTGCCACAGGACGACCACGTGGGCGTGTCGCAGAAGATCCCGGCCGACGAACGCGACGCGCTGCGTGCGCGCCTGCAGGCGCTGGTGGGCGACAAGGCATCGGGGGGCGGTGGGGGCTTCATCCTGCGCACCAACGGCGAGGACGCCAGTGACGAGGAACTGGCCGAGGACATCGCCTACCTGCGCAAGACCTGGACCGGCATCCGCCAGGCCGCCATGCGCCTGCCGCCGCTGTCGCTGCTGTACCAGGACCTGAACCTGCTGCAGCGCGTGCTGCGCGACATCGTCAGCGAGGACACGCAAGGCATCCGGATCGACTCGCGCGAGCAGTTCGCCGCGCTGCAGCAGTTCGGGCGCGAGTTCATGCCCGCTGCGGCGGCCAAGCTGCAGCTGTACAAGGGCGAGCGGCCGATCTTCGACCTGTTCGCCATCGACGAGGAAATCGCCCGCGCGCTGGGGCGGCGCGTCGATCTGAAGTCGGGCGGCTACCTGATCGTGGACCAGACCGAGGCGCTGACCACCATCGACGTGAACACTGGCGGCTACGTCGGCGCGCGCAACTTCGACGACACCATCTTCAAGACCAACCTGGAGGCCGCCGGCGCCATCGCACGCCAGCTGCGCCTGCGCAACCTGGGCGGCATCGTCATCGCCGACTTTATCGACATGCTGCGCGAGGACCACAAGAGCGCCGTGCTGGCCGAGTTCAAGAAGCAGCTCGCGCGCGACCGCGTCAAGACCATGGTGGGCGGCTTCTCGCAGCTCGGCCTGGTGGAGATGACACGCAAGCGCACGCGCGAGTCGCTCGCCCACATGCTGTGCGAGCCGTGCCCCACCTGCCACGGCGTGGGCGAGGTGAAGACCGCGCGCAGCGTGTGCTACGACATCCTGCGCGAGGTGCTGCGCGAGGCGCGCCAGTTCAATCCGCGCGAGTTCCGCGTCATCGCCTCGCCCAAGGTGGTGGAACTGTTTCTCGACGAAGAAAGCCAGCACCTGGCCGGGCTGTCGGATTTCATCGGCAAGCCGATCTCGCTGCAGTCCGAGAGTTCGATGGGGCAGGAGCAGTACGACATCGTCTTAATTTGACGTCCAGGTCGGAGGGTGTGCAGAATTTTGTGTAAACGGGCAATCCACCGCCGGCGCAAGCCGGCGTGTCCGTAAGCACCACGAGCACCAAGAAACACGAAGTACCTGAAGAACCGTTGTCCAGCCTGCAGGCCAGCTACAAGAAGCCTGAAGACCTCATCGGCGACAACGGCCTGCTCAACAGTTGACCAAATTGCTCGTCAAGTTGAGAGAGCCGCACAGAGAAATCTTTGTTTTCTCAGCGCGCTGCGCTGAGTTCCGCCAGATCGCGTTCCAGCAGGGCTGGATCGCCGAGTTGCAGCTCAATGAGGCGCCGCAGGTGGGTCACGCTGTCGAGGTCGATGCTGTCGCAGCGCAGGCCCATGCTGGGGCCTTCGGTGTGGACGATTTCCATGCGCATGGCGATGTGATCCCGTTCGCCGAGTTGTACGGTCAGCTGGCAGGCGGTGCCGGCGGCCAGGGAAACGGGGTCTGCCGCGAGCAGCAGGGCGCCCTTGAGGGAAAGGTCCAGCACCTGGACGTCGAACACGCCCTGGGCGCAGCTCAATTGGGCGGGGGAGTCGAACTGGACGCGGACGAAATGGCGGCGCTCGTGGGGCATGGGCGGTTCCTGGTGGGCCGGTGGTGCAGTGCCATCATGCTAGCGCGTGGGCGGTGCCGTGCAAACCCAGTTATCACCTAGTCTTACTGTGTTAATAAAATCAAGGCCTTATGCGAGAATCGTCGCGCAGGAGGTGAGCCTTGATGGAAGAACTTCAAGAGTTTGAGCGCTACCTCGCGCACCTGGGTGGCGGGCTTGGTCATGCAGACCGGCAGGCCGGGCTGCGCGGGTACTGCACCGGGCTGATGGCACCGCTTTCGCGCAAGAGCGTGGAGCCCATGGCCGCACACCTGGCGCCGCAGGCCACACGCTCGCGCCACCAGTCACTACATCATTTTGTCGCCGACTCTGCGTGGTCAGATGAAGAGATGCTGCTGCGCGTAGCCCAGTGGGTGGTGCCCGCGATGGACTTCCAGGAGGGCGGTTGGTGGATCGTGGACGACACGGGCTTTCCCAAGCAAGGCCACCATTCGGTGGGCGTGGCCCGGCAGTACTGCGGCATGCTGGGCAAGCAGGACAACTGCCAAGTGGCGGTCAGCGTGAGCCTGGCCTGTCAGGCGGGAAGTCTGCCGGTGGCCTGGCAGCTGTACTTGCCCAAGGAATGGGCGGACGATCCGGTGCGGCGCCACAAGGCTGGCATCCCTCAAGAGTTGC belongs to Acidovorax sp. YS12 and includes:
- a CDS encoding PilZ domain-containing protein, translating into MPHERRHFVRVQFDSPAQLSCAQGVFDVQVLDLSLKGALLLAADPVSLAAGTACQLTVQLGERDHIAMRMEIVHTEGPSMGLRCDSIDLDSVTHLRRLIELQLGDPALLERDLAELSAAR
- the cobA gene encoding uroporphyrinogen-III C-methyltransferase — encoded protein: MKFVEDARWFRAPPREECANTPLPPGRVTLVGAGPGDPELLTLRAVKALRGARLVLYDHLVGKEVLRYVAEDADLIYVGKESSHHTLPQESIIDLMVRLARSGRPLVRLKGGDGFIFGRGGEEAQALAEAGIPFEVVPGITAAQGAGACAGIPLTHRDHAATLVFATGHLRGDNEVALDWELLARPRQTVVIYMGIGTLPTICAELARHGLPGDTPAALVEQASLPTQRCITGTLQALPALAQEHRVRPPALIVIGGVVALQPQLLQGMRGLAQPVAL
- the rng gene encoding ribonuclease G — protein: MQQDILINWSPQETRVAVVENGAVQELHVERTLERGRVGNIYLGRVSRVLPGMQSAFIDIGLERAAFLHVADVWQRQEGGEAPMFARKGEPPVPIEKQVFEGQSLMVQVIKDPIGSKGARLSTQISIAGRLLVFLPQDDHVGVSQKIPADERDALRARLQALVGDKASGGGGGFILRTNGEDASDEELAEDIAYLRKTWTGIRQAAMRLPPLSLLYQDLNLLQRVLRDIVSEDTQGIRIDSREQFAALQQFGREFMPAAAAKLQLYKGERPIFDLFAIDEEIARALGRRVDLKSGGYLIVDQTEALTTIDVNTGGYVGARNFDDTIFKTNLEAAGAIARQLRLRNLGGIVIADFIDMLREDHKSAVLAEFKKQLARDRVKTMVGGFSQLGLVEMTRKRTRESLAHMLCEPCPTCHGVGEVKTARSVCYDILREVLREARQFNPREFRVIASPKVVELFLDEESQHLAGLSDFIGKPISLQSESSMGQEQYDIVLI